From Geomonas agri, one genomic window encodes:
- a CDS encoding FAD-binding and (Fe-S)-binding domain-containing protein, whose amino-acid sequence MSEADKKGIETLNAQALEAELRAAVDGEVRFDSTSRALYATDASNYRQIPIGVVLPKTTDAVIKTLEICHRHGAPVVSRGGGTALCGQTCNVAVVIDHSKYLRGILDIDPHKKTARVQPGVVLDQLRDETEKFHLTYGPDPATHDHNTFGGMIGNNSCGIHSVMAGRTADNVLELDVITYDGVRMTVGPTSEEELERIIAAGGRRGEIYAGLRDIRDRYDRQIRRRYPKIPRRVSGFNLDDLLPENGFNVARALVGTEGTCVTVLEATVRLVHSPPARTLLVLGYPDVYSAADDIGALMEFEPVGLEGLDELLIKFMKKKKLHPEDIELLPEGKGWLLAEFGGDTKEESDHKAREAMKKIGKRHNPPSMKLFSDSKEEKMVWDVRESGLGATANVPGVPLGWPGWEDAAVPPEKVGPYLRDFHALLKEHGLIASLYGHFGDGCIHCRISFDLFTHQGVQNYLSFLDKATDLVVHYGGSFSAEHGDGQSKAMYLEKMYGPELLEAFRRFKELWDPEWKMNPGKVVEPFRPDQNLRLGPDYNPWQPETRFRFPNDDGSFPRAILRCVGVGKCRRTHDAFMCPSFLATLEEKHTTRGRAHLLFEMFRGDFVADGWHSKEVLESLEYCLSCKGCKTDCPVNVDMATYKAEFLHHHYRHRLRPLPAYSMGLFGIWGSLGAKVPWLANFMGRTPVLSGITKALGGIAHERSMPRFAPETFTSWYKSGTHGGRSEERRVVLYPDIFNDCFFPETLKAAFELLTRYGYQVIVPEKRPPAVRPPIDYGMIDYARKKILKTVEILSPYVRQGIPVLILEPSTAAVFRDELPEFYPQHEDGKRVTSLTVTLSEFMKKEGLTAPKLSGTIVYQAHCHQKALLNPEAGHELFKQMGLTIVEPQQGCCGMAGSFGFEKGKYEISMRIGEMGLLPVVRQATSGDYIVADGFSCRTQILQATDRKPLHLAELLLLAMNHAK is encoded by the coding sequence ATGAGCGAAGCAGATAAAAAGGGAATCGAAACGCTGAACGCCCAGGCGCTCGAGGCCGAGCTGCGTGCCGCGGTAGACGGCGAGGTCCGTTTCGACAGCACGAGCCGCGCCCTCTACGCAACCGATGCCTCCAACTACCGCCAGATACCGATCGGCGTGGTGCTCCCGAAGACCACCGACGCCGTCATCAAGACCCTGGAGATCTGCCACAGGCATGGCGCCCCGGTGGTCTCGCGCGGCGGCGGCACCGCCCTGTGTGGCCAGACCTGCAACGTCGCCGTGGTCATCGACCACTCCAAGTACCTGCGCGGCATCCTGGACATCGACCCGCACAAGAAGACCGCGCGGGTCCAGCCCGGGGTGGTCCTCGACCAGTTGCGCGACGAGACCGAGAAATTCCACCTGACCTACGGCCCCGACCCGGCCACCCACGACCACAATACCTTCGGCGGCATGATCGGCAACAACTCCTGCGGTATCCACTCGGTCATGGCCGGGCGCACCGCCGACAACGTGCTGGAGCTGGACGTGATCACCTACGACGGGGTACGCATGACAGTCGGTCCCACCAGCGAGGAGGAGCTGGAGCGGATCATCGCCGCCGGCGGCAGGCGGGGCGAGATCTACGCCGGTCTGCGCGATATCCGCGACCGCTACGACAGGCAGATCAGGCGCCGCTATCCCAAGATCCCGCGCCGGGTATCCGGGTTCAACCTGGACGACCTCCTCCCGGAGAACGGCTTCAACGTGGCGCGGGCCCTGGTGGGGACCGAGGGAACCTGCGTCACCGTGCTGGAAGCGACGGTGCGCCTGGTGCACAGCCCGCCGGCGCGGACGCTCCTAGTACTGGGCTACCCCGACGTCTACAGCGCCGCCGACGACATCGGCGCCTTGATGGAGTTCGAACCGGTCGGTCTCGAGGGGCTGGACGAACTGCTCATCAAGTTCATGAAGAAGAAGAAACTGCACCCCGAGGACATCGAGCTCCTTCCCGAGGGGAAAGGGTGGCTCCTGGCCGAATTCGGCGGGGACACCAAGGAGGAATCCGACCACAAGGCGCGCGAAGCCATGAAGAAGATCGGCAAGCGGCACAACCCGCCCTCCATGAAGCTCTTTTCCGACAGCAAGGAGGAGAAGATGGTCTGGGATGTGCGGGAATCTGGACTGGGGGCCACCGCCAACGTCCCGGGCGTGCCGCTGGGGTGGCCGGGATGGGAGGACGCCGCCGTCCCCCCGGAAAAGGTGGGGCCCTACCTGCGCGATTTCCACGCCCTGCTCAAGGAGCACGGCCTGATCGCGTCGCTCTATGGCCACTTCGGCGACGGCTGCATCCACTGCCGTATCTCCTTCGACCTCTTCACCCACCAGGGGGTCCAGAACTACCTGAGTTTCCTGGACAAGGCCACCGACCTCGTGGTCCACTACGGCGGCTCCTTCTCGGCCGAACACGGCGACGGACAGTCCAAGGCGATGTACCTGGAAAAGATGTACGGCCCCGAACTCCTGGAGGCCTTCCGGCGCTTTAAGGAACTGTGGGATCCGGAATGGAAGATGAATCCCGGCAAGGTGGTGGAGCCCTTCCGCCCCGACCAGAACCTGCGCCTTGGGCCCGACTACAACCCCTGGCAGCCTGAGACCCGGTTCCGCTTCCCCAATGACGACGGCAGTTTCCCGCGCGCCATCCTGCGCTGCGTCGGCGTGGGCAAATGCCGCCGCACCCACGACGCCTTTATGTGCCCCAGTTTCCTGGCCACCCTGGAGGAGAAGCACACCACCCGTGGGCGGGCGCACCTGCTCTTCGAGATGTTCCGAGGCGACTTCGTGGCCGACGGCTGGCACAGCAAGGAAGTGCTGGAATCCCTGGAATACTGTCTTTCCTGCAAGGGATGCAAGACCGACTGCCCGGTCAACGTCGACATGGCGACCTATAAGGCCGAGTTTCTGCACCACCACTACCGGCACCGGCTCCGTCCGCTCCCTGCCTACTCCATGGGCCTCTTCGGGATCTGGGGCTCCTTGGGGGCCAAGGTCCCGTGGCTCGCCAACTTCATGGGCCGGACCCCGGTACTCTCCGGAATCACCAAGGCCTTGGGCGGCATAGCCCACGAGCGGAGCATGCCCCGTTTCGCACCGGAAACCTTCACCTCCTGGTACAAAAGCGGCACACATGGCGGCCGTAGCGAGGAGCGCCGCGTCGTTCTCTACCCTGACATCTTCAACGACTGTTTCTTCCCCGAAACCCTGAAGGCCGCCTTCGAACTGCTCACCCGCTACGGATACCAGGTCATCGTCCCGGAAAAGCGTCCCCCTGCGGTGCGTCCCCCCATCGACTACGGCATGATCGACTATGCCAGGAAGAAGATCCTCAAGACGGTGGAGATCTTGAGTCCCTACGTGCGCCAGGGTATCCCCGTGCTGATCCTGGAACCGAGCACCGCCGCCGTCTTCAGAGATGAACTCCCCGAGTTCTACCCGCAGCACGAGGATGGCAAGCGGGTCACCAGTCTCACCGTGACCCTATCGGAGTTCATGAAGAAAGAAGGTCTCACGGCGCCCAAGCTTTCCGGGACCATCGTGTACCAGGCCCACTGTCACCAGAAAGCGTTGTTGAATCCGGAAGCCGGACACGAACTGTTCAAGCAGATGGGGCTTACCATAGTAGAGCCCCAGCAGGGATGTTGCGGTATGGCCGGCTCCTTCGGTTTCGAGAAAGGGAAATACGAGATATCGATGCGAATTGGGGAGATGGGGCTACTCCCCGTAGTCCGGCAGGCCACGTCCGGCGACTATATCGTCGCCGACGGTTTCAGTTGTCGCACCCAGATTCTGCAAGCCACCGACCGCAAGCCGCTGCACCTCGCCGAGCTGCTCCTGCTCGCGATGAACCACGCCAAGTAA
- a CDS encoding MoaD/ThiS family protein, which produces MSSRANTTVRMFGLLHTFRKDHGLPSQAEVAVPEEGCPASAIAQDLGLPMEKIEAVFVNHKAYALDHEVHPGDQVAFVPTGVPGPGRMMLGIRHAHK; this is translated from the coding sequence ATGTCATCGAGAGCAAACACGACGGTACGGATGTTCGGCCTGCTGCACACCTTCAGGAAAGACCATGGTCTTCCTTCCCAGGCCGAGGTAGCAGTCCCCGAAGAAGGCTGTCCCGCATCAGCCATCGCCCAAGACCTCGGTCTTCCCATGGAGAAGATCGAAGCGGTGTTCGTCAACCACAAGGCGTATGCCCTGGACCACGAAGTGCATCCGGGCGACCAGGTTGCCTTCGTCCCCACCGGCGTTCCCGGCCCCGGCCGCATGATGCTCGGCATCCGTCACGCCCACAAGTAG
- a CDS encoding class I SAM-dependent methyltransferase, which translates to MKEFLLPHLICPTCLPKEHRLELSVRRQTGDDIIDGSLRCPGCGRRFAIEDGVAILLPGAENEGHWRYEESETLNRYLWSHYADLHGADGNAAAIAAWAGALGRTGDISLDAGCSVGRIVFQLAAAGGPAVGCDLSLSFVKAARRLARDRRLKYSLPLEGNLRETFEIVLPETLPSDHVEFVVADALRLPFAKGSFGQVSSLNVLDRVSYPLAHLYEMNRVSRERDARFLLASPFSWTSSDIPEERWLGGTATGPYAGRAVDNLRALLEGKGKVLAPPWRIAEAISVQWHMRSHRNHCETFTSDTLLAVR; encoded by the coding sequence ATGAAAGAGTTCCTGCTCCCCCATCTGATCTGTCCCACCTGCCTCCCCAAGGAGCACCGGCTTGAGCTGTCGGTCCGACGGCAGACCGGGGATGACATCATCGACGGCAGCCTCCGCTGTCCGGGGTGTGGGCGCCGCTTTGCCATTGAGGACGGCGTCGCCATTCTGCTTCCCGGCGCCGAGAACGAGGGGCACTGGCGTTACGAGGAGAGCGAGACCCTGAACCGCTATCTCTGGAGCCACTACGCCGACCTGCATGGCGCCGACGGCAACGCCGCGGCGATCGCAGCCTGGGCAGGCGCGCTGGGCCGTACCGGGGACATATCCCTCGACGCAGGATGCTCTGTAGGAAGGATTGTCTTCCAACTGGCGGCAGCGGGCGGCCCGGCCGTCGGCTGCGACCTCTCACTCAGCTTCGTAAAGGCCGCCCGCCGCCTGGCGCGCGACCGCCGGCTCAAGTATTCGCTCCCCCTGGAAGGGAACCTGCGTGAGACCTTCGAGATAGTCCTGCCCGAAACCCTCCCTTCCGACCACGTCGAATTCGTCGTCGCCGACGCCCTGCGGCTTCCCTTTGCCAAGGGGAGCTTCGGGCAGGTTTCCTCGTTGAACGTGCTGGACCGGGTCAGCTATCCACTTGCCCACCTCTACGAGATGAACCGCGTCAGCCGCGAGCGCGACGCCCGTTTCCTGTTGGCCTCCCCTTTTTCCTGGACCAGCAGCGACATCCCCGAGGAAAGGTGGCTGGGCGGCACCGCGACTGGCCCCTACGCGGGAAGGGCGGTCGACAACCTCCGCGCGCTCCTGGAAGGTAAGGGGAAAGTCCTCGCACCCCCCTGGCGCATCGCCGAGGCCATATCTGTGCAGTGGCACATGCGTTCCCACCGCAACCACTGCGAGACCTTCACCAGCGATACCCTCCTCGCCGTCCGCTGA
- a CDS encoding phytoene desaturase family protein: MAKWSDMDAVVVGSGPNGLAAAITLARAGISVTVVEGAATFGGGTRSEELTLPGFLHDVCSAIHPLGVASPFFKSLPLSEYGLEWIYPEVQLAHPLPDGEAALLFRDLDETCSILGNDGPSYRRLFQPLVTSWDDLAPDLLAPLHFPRHPIAAALFGVKALFPAHLLARFSFQEAPARALFCGMSAHAFLPLQHPLTAAFGLILGTLGHAAGWPVARGGSRNLAAALASYLRTLGGEIVTGCQVKSLADLPAARIVILDVTERQFESIAGPRLPSGYLRRLQRYRYGPGVFKIDWALDGPIPWTMADCRRSATVHVGGTAEEVTAGEAEVWRGIHPERPFVLVAQPTLIDPSRAPRGKHTAWAYCHVPNGSTVDMTARIEAQLERFAPGFRDLVLARHTRNCLQYERYNANIIGGDINGGVQDLRQFLARPKLLAPYRTPLPGVYLCSSGTPPGGGVHGMCGYHAASLALKDLG; this comes from the coding sequence ATGGCCAAATGGAGTGACATGGATGCCGTAGTGGTGGGTTCCGGGCCCAACGGCCTCGCCGCCGCCATAACCCTGGCCAGGGCCGGCATCTCGGTCACCGTCGTGGAAGGAGCCGCCACCTTCGGCGGGGGAACCCGCAGCGAAGAACTCACCCTCCCCGGCTTCCTGCACGATGTCTGTTCAGCCATCCATCCCTTGGGCGTCGCCTCCCCCTTCTTCAAATCGCTGCCCCTGTCCGAGTACGGCCTCGAATGGATCTATCCCGAAGTGCAGCTGGCCCACCCGCTCCCTGACGGAGAGGCCGCCCTGCTGTTCCGCGACCTCGATGAAACCTGTTCCATCTTGGGCAACGACGGTCCCTCCTATCGCCGTCTATTCCAGCCGCTGGTAACGAGCTGGGATGACCTCGCTCCCGACCTGCTGGCGCCGCTGCACTTTCCCCGGCACCCGATCGCCGCCGCGCTCTTCGGCGTCAAGGCGCTCTTCCCCGCGCACCTCCTGGCCCGGTTCTCCTTCCAGGAAGCCCCCGCTCGCGCCCTCTTCTGCGGCATGTCGGCCCACGCCTTTCTCCCCCTGCAGCATCCGCTGACCGCCGCCTTCGGCCTCATCCTCGGCACGCTCGGTCACGCCGCCGGCTGGCCGGTCGCCAGGGGTGGCTCGCGCAACCTCGCCGCCGCCCTGGCGAGCTACCTGCGCACGCTCGGGGGCGAGATAGTGACCGGATGCCAGGTCAAAAGCCTCGCTGACCTCCCCGCAGCCCGCATCGTCATCCTCGACGTAACCGAACGGCAATTCGAGTCCATCGCGGGGCCACGCCTGCCGTCAGGGTACCTGCGCCGGCTACAGCGCTACCGCTACGGCCCGGGTGTGTTCAAGATCGATTGGGCCTTGGACGGCCCCATCCCCTGGACCATGGCCGACTGCCGGCGCTCCGCCACCGTCCACGTCGGCGGCACCGCGGAAGAGGTTACCGCCGGTGAGGCCGAGGTATGGCGCGGTATTCACCCGGAGCGTCCGTTCGTGCTGGTGGCGCAGCCCACCCTTATCGATCCGTCCCGGGCACCGCGGGGCAAGCATACCGCCTGGGCCTACTGCCACGTTCCCAATGGCTCAACCGTGGACATGACAGCCCGGATCGAGGCGCAGCTCGAGCGCTTCGCGCCGGGATTTCGCGACCTCGTCCTCGCACGCCACACCCGCAATTGCCTGCAGTACGAAAGATACAATGCCAACATAATAGGAGGGGACATCAACGGCGGCGTTCAGGACCTGCGTCAGTTCCTGGCCCGCCCCAAACTGCTGGCACCGTACCGAACCCCGCTTCCCGGCGTGTACCTCTGCTCCTCGGGGACCCCTCCCGGCGGAGGCGTGCACGGCATGTGCGGCTACCATGCCGCGTCGCTGGCACTCAAAGACTTGGGGTGA
- a CDS encoding PEP-CTERM sorting domain-containing protein, with product MRTKLLAAALLVLLLWPVSSYAHLYDYEYVGLPFDWFNGSTYTPADHVTISLLTNHPLSFGERGFAENQSSEMVSFIMSDGYQTMNVANTGFCQLQIFDGLKADGTPYGWWIWLSDTSDGTGNTVYSENSVDGSYDIGMYGTDFGRNFNDGTWTVSVKCDPSPVPEPTTALLLATGFAGMCGATWWRRKSARR from the coding sequence ATGAGAACCAAGCTTCTCGCCGCTGCGCTTCTGGTGCTGTTACTGTGGCCTGTATCGTCGTACGCCCACCTCTACGATTACGAATATGTCGGGCTCCCCTTCGACTGGTTCAACGGTTCCACCTACACACCCGCCGACCACGTCACCATATCGCTGCTCACCAACCATCCCTTGAGCTTCGGCGAACGCGGTTTCGCCGAAAACCAGAGTTCGGAGATGGTCTCGTTCATCATGTCGGACGGCTATCAGACCATGAACGTCGCCAACACCGGATTTTGCCAACTGCAGATCTTCGACGGTCTCAAGGCCGACGGAACCCCCTACGGCTGGTGGATCTGGCTCTCCGACACCTCAGACGGTACCGGAAACACTGTCTATTCTGAGAACTCGGTGGACGGATCCTATGATATCGGCATGTATGGAACCGATTTCGGCCGCAATTTCAACGATGGGACCTGGACTGTGTCCGTGAAATGCGACCCGAGCCCGGTTCCCGAGCCCACGACTGCGCTGCTGTTAGCCACTGGTTTCGCCGGCATGTGCGGCGCGACGTGGTGGCGCAGGAAAAGCGCGCGCAGATAA
- a CDS encoding peroxiredoxin family protein — translation MRRSILGSMATSALAAIGSIGSQLPRVGEKAPEFEAQSTLGTVSLADYAGRKYVLLAFYYADFTPVUTSEMQAFQKELSLFEEQDAQVLGVSSDTVATHAEFAREHGLAFPLLADENGTIQKLYGAGRATFVIDKAGIIRHIQRGFPDTAKLLANLAKLRQEEEVTQL, via the coding sequence ATGAGACGATCGATCTTGGGAAGCATGGCAACGTCGGCACTCGCCGCCATTGGCAGTATCGGTTCCCAGCTGCCGCGAGTGGGGGAAAAAGCGCCGGAATTCGAAGCGCAATCGACCCTCGGAACCGTCAGCCTCGCCGACTATGCCGGCAGGAAATACGTGCTGCTCGCCTTTTACTACGCGGACTTCACGCCGGTCTGAACCAGCGAAATGCAGGCTTTTCAAAAAGAGCTGTCCCTTTTTGAGGAGCAGGACGCCCAGGTCCTGGGCGTGAGCAGCGACACAGTGGCGACGCACGCGGAATTTGCCAGGGAGCACGGCCTCGCATTCCCGCTTCTGGCTGATGAAAACGGCACGATACAGAAACTTTACGGCGCGGGCCGCGCCACCTTCGTCATCGACAAGGCTGGCATCATCCGCCACATCCAGCGCGGCTTCCCCGACACCGCCAAACTCCTGGCCAACCTTGCTAAACTGCGGCAAGAAGAGGAAGTCACGCAATTGTAA
- a CDS encoding phosphate-starvation-inducible PsiE family protein, with protein MWRDNSVDLRLNRFYEMSARAVLCLLIIAILLAIVAGVGCTLYDLRLVFQQDFHSASKQIMVDLLTVLAIIEVLRTALAYSTEGRVKVTYIIDTVIVTVLTEVMAFWYKDIDWQEVAMTISLVLSLALIRIVAVRFSPAGSRREL; from the coding sequence ATGTGGAGAGACAACAGTGTCGATTTGAGGTTGAACCGGTTTTACGAGATGTCGGCGCGCGCCGTGCTGTGCCTCTTGATCATCGCCATCCTGCTTGCCATCGTAGCCGGCGTTGGCTGCACGCTCTACGACCTGCGCCTGGTTTTCCAGCAGGATTTCCACAGCGCGTCGAAACAGATCATGGTGGACCTGCTGACCGTGCTGGCCATCATCGAGGTACTCCGTACGGCCCTCGCCTATTCCACAGAAGGGCGGGTAAAGGTGACCTACATCATCGACACCGTGATCGTTACGGTGCTGACCGAAGTGATGGCGTTCTGGTACAAAGACATCGACTGGCAGGAAGTCGCCATGACCATTTCCCTGGTGCTTTCCCTGGCGCTGATCAGGATCGTGGCGGTGCGATTTTCGCCGGCGGGGTCACGGAGGGAGTTGTAA
- a CDS encoding DUF6504 family protein, with protein sequence MTDHAGDKRSGGDPITVASYAGYKADERPTSFTWRERSFEVIDIIDRWYYQDGNYFKVRVADGGQHLLRHDLNQDRWELVPPREE encoded by the coding sequence ATGACAGATCACGCGGGAGACAAGCGATCGGGAGGGGATCCGATAACCGTAGCAAGCTATGCCGGCTATAAGGCCGACGAGCGTCCCACCAGCTTCACTTGGCGGGAGCGCAGCTTCGAGGTAATCGACATCATAGACCGTTGGTACTACCAGGACGGTAACTACTTCAAGGTGAGAGTGGCAGACGGAGGGCAGCACCTGCTCCGGCACGATCTGAACCAAGACCGCTGGGAACTGGTGCCGCCCCGCGAGGAATGA
- a CDS encoding SDR family NAD(P)-dependent oxidoreductase, translating into MKDLEGYVILITGATDGLGEKVATDFAALGATLLLHGRDPEKGRRVTESIKASTGSDRLHYYNADLSLLAEVEALADSIAADWRGLDVLINNAGVGAGPDPKRREFSRDGFELRFAVNYLAPFLLSYRLLPLLRLRAEEVGAARIVNVASVAQQEVEFDNVMLERGYDGMRAYAQSKLALIMFSFDLAHEVAGTGIAVNAMHPASLMDTKMVREWFGAARTTVEEGARYLERLAVDDKLQGKTGLYFDQGTPKRAAEQAYDEEARRRLRELTLKLISKPGR; encoded by the coding sequence ATGAAGGATCTTGAAGGATACGTCATCTTGATCACCGGTGCGACCGACGGCCTGGGTGAAAAGGTCGCCACCGATTTCGCCGCCCTCGGGGCGACGCTGTTATTGCATGGCAGGGATCCGGAGAAAGGGCGGCGGGTAACCGAGTCAATCAAAGCGAGCACCGGTAGTGACCGGCTGCACTATTACAATGCCGATCTCTCCTTGCTGGCCGAGGTGGAGGCGTTGGCCGACTCCATCGCCGCCGACTGGCGCGGCCTGGATGTCCTTATCAACAATGCCGGCGTCGGCGCGGGGCCTGATCCCAAGCGGCGCGAGTTCAGCCGGGACGGCTTCGAGTTGCGCTTTGCGGTTAACTACCTGGCGCCGTTTCTGCTCAGCTACCGGCTACTGCCGCTGCTGCGCCTTCGTGCCGAAGAGGTGGGCGCCGCGCGCATCGTGAACGTCGCCTCGGTCGCCCAGCAGGAAGTGGAGTTCGACAACGTGATGCTGGAAAGGGGATACGACGGCATGCGTGCCTATGCCCAAAGCAAGCTGGCGCTGATCATGTTCAGCTTCGACTTGGCCCATGAAGTGGCGGGAACAGGCATCGCGGTCAACGCCATGCATCCGGCATCGCTGATGGATACTAAAATGGTGCGGGAGTGGTTCGGGGCGGCACGGACCACGGTGGAGGAAGGGGCGCGTTACCTGGAGCGGTTGGCGGTGGACGACAAGTTGCAGGGGAAGACGGGACTCTACTTCGACCAGGGGACTCCGAAACGGGCGGCGGAACAGGCGTACGACGAAGAGGCGCGCAGGAGGCTCAGGGAGTTGACATTGAAATTAATCAGCAAGCCGGGACGATGA
- a CDS encoding VOC family protein: MTKPIAEGFHSVTPMFMFKDCRKAIEFYKNAFGAVERYAMPWPDGEGIMHAELMVGDSILMMGDEFPGENCKSAETLGSSPISFYLYVENVDSAFRRALEAGATEKMEVQEMFWGDRAGSLQDPFGYNWMLATHTRDLTPEEIREGAKAAFAQVPKEIKS, encoded by the coding sequence ATGACTAAGCCTATTGCAGAAGGATTCCACAGTGTCACACCTATGTTCATGTTCAAGGACTGCCGCAAGGCGATCGAGTTTTACAAGAACGCTTTCGGGGCCGTGGAGAGATACGCCATGCCGTGGCCGGATGGAGAAGGGATCATGCACGCGGAACTCATGGTAGGCGACTCCATCCTCATGATGGGGGACGAGTTCCCCGGCGAAAACTGCAAGAGTGCGGAAACTCTCGGCAGTTCGCCGATCAGTTTCTACCTTTACGTGGAGAATGTGGACTCCGCCTTCAGGCGCGCCCTGGAAGCGGGAGCAACCGAGAAAATGGAGGTCCAGGAGATGTTCTGGGGAGACCGGGCGGGTTCGCTTCAGGATCCGTTCGGCTACAACTGGATGTTGGCGACTCACACCAGGGATCTGACCCCGGAAGAGATCAGGGAAGGCGCTAAAGCGGCCTTCGCGCAAGTACCCAAGGAAATCAAATCGTAA